The following are from one region of the Bradyrhizobium septentrionale genome:
- a CDS encoding FAD-dependent oxidoreductase: protein MKPTDISAPDYFHKVVDCQWACPAHTPVPEYIRLIAEGRYSDAYMINWQSNVFPGILGRTCDRPCEPACRRGRVEETPVAICRLKRVAADFKDDIKHRLPKPGPKNGKRIALVGGGPASLAVARDLAPLGYHCSVFDGDAKAGGMMRSQIPKFRLPDSVIDEETDYVLNIGVEFKGGQRVDSLKQLLAENYDAVFVGSGAPRGRELDIPGRKEAAANIHIGIEWLANVSFGHVDKIGRRVIVLGGGNTAMDCCRTARRLGGEDVKVIVRSGFEEMKASPWEKEDAIHEDIPILNFMVPVAFKHVAGKLIGVTFQKVQAEYDAKGRRNLVPSGEPDQTIPCDDVLVAVGQENAFPWIEADCGIEFDKWHMPKVDPKTFVSTNPKVFFGGDAAFGPKNIIWAVAHGHDAALSIHRMLSGEDINERPLPEVHVSSQKMGIHEWSYDNDISADKRFKVPHRDKVIALKDIRAEVELGYDLKLALGEAQRCLNCDVQTVFSAPLCIECDACVDICPMDCITFTENGEEDELRQRLKAPSPHHDQALYIAEGLKTGRVMAKDEDVCLHCGLCAERCPTGAWDMQKYLIDMVQAGSTCQSKARSAA from the coding sequence ATGAAACCGACTGATATCTCGGCACCGGATTACTTTCATAAAGTAGTCGATTGCCAATGGGCCTGCCCCGCACACACCCCCGTTCCCGAGTACATCCGGTTGATTGCTGAGGGGCGTTATAGCGACGCCTACATGATCAATTGGCAGTCCAACGTGTTCCCCGGGATCCTGGGCCGCACCTGTGACCGTCCATGCGAGCCGGCCTGCCGCCGCGGCCGCGTCGAGGAAACTCCGGTCGCGATCTGCCGCCTGAAGCGCGTCGCCGCCGACTTCAAGGACGACATCAAGCATCGGCTGCCGAAGCCGGGACCGAAGAACGGCAAGCGCATCGCGCTGGTCGGCGGCGGCCCCGCCTCGCTTGCGGTGGCGCGCGATCTGGCGCCGCTCGGCTATCACTGCAGCGTGTTCGACGGCGACGCCAAGGCCGGCGGCATGATGCGGAGCCAGATTCCAAAGTTCCGCCTGCCCGACAGCGTGATCGACGAGGAGACCGACTACGTCCTCAACATCGGTGTCGAGTTCAAGGGCGGCCAGCGCGTCGACAGCCTGAAGCAGCTTCTCGCCGAGAACTACGATGCGGTCTTTGTCGGCTCGGGCGCGCCGCGCGGCCGCGAGCTCGACATTCCCGGCCGCAAGGAGGCTGCCGCCAATATCCATATCGGGATCGAGTGGCTGGCCAACGTGTCGTTCGGCCATGTCGACAAGATCGGCCGCCGCGTCATCGTGCTCGGCGGCGGCAACACCGCGATGGATTGCTGCCGCACCGCGCGCCGCCTCGGCGGCGAGGACGTCAAGGTGATCGTGCGCTCGGGTTTCGAGGAAATGAAGGCCTCGCCCTGGGAAAAGGAAGACGCGATCCACGAGGACATCCCGATCCTCAATTTCATGGTGCCGGTGGCATTCAAGCATGTGGCGGGCAAGCTCATCGGCGTCACCTTCCAGAAGGTGCAAGCCGAGTACGACGCCAAGGGCCGCCGCAATCTGGTGCCCTCGGGCGAGCCTGACCAGACCATTCCCTGCGACGATGTGCTCGTTGCGGTCGGCCAGGAGAATGCGTTCCCCTGGATCGAAGCCGATTGCGGCATCGAATTCGACAAGTGGCACATGCCGAAGGTCGACCCCAAGACGTTCGTCTCGACCAATCCCAAGGTGTTCTTCGGCGGCGACGCCGCGTTCGGGCCGAAGAACATCATCTGGGCGGTGGCGCACGGCCACGATGCCGCACTTTCCATTCACAGGATGCTGTCCGGCGAGGACATCAACGAGCGCCCGCTGCCCGAGGTGCACGTCTCCTCGCAGAAGATGGGCATCCACGAGTGGAGCTACGACAACGACATCTCCGCCGACAAGCGCTTCAAGGTGCCGCATCGCGACAAGGTGATCGCGCTGAAGGATATCCGCGCCGAGGTCGAGCTCGGCTACGACCTCAAGCTCGCGCTCGGTGAGGCGCAGCGCTGCCTGAATTGCGACGTACAGACAGTGTTTTCCGCGCCGCTCTGCATCGAATGCGACGCCTGCGTCGACATCTGTCCGATGGACTGCATCACCTTCACCGAGAACGGTGAGGAGGATGAGCTGCGGCAACGGTTGAAAGCGCCCTCGCCGCATCACGACCAGGCGCTTTACATCGCAGAAGGCCTGAAGACTGGGCGGGTGATGGCAAAGGACGAAGACGTCTGCCTGCATTGCGGGCTGTGTGCCGAGCGCTGCCCGACCGGCGCCTGGGACATGCAGAAGTACCTCATCGATATGGTTCAAGCGGGATCAACATGTCAGTCCAAAGCCCGATCAGCAGCGTAA
- a CDS encoding DUF4286 family protein produces MPIAGQGMLLTSMDIDGLHEAEFNRWYDREHLEERVAIDGFAEARRYVAHDGKPKYLSLYSTATFDVLESPAYRTALANQTDWSKANIARFQNMIRGVARITISRGVGRGAALGIIRLRPPADGADKLRAALREQLDPASRDRIISMHLLENDPVLSKPLTPEAAKADPGAGDWFVLIDATDVGAVPAAAAAITGNAALKPLVVTSGVYRLLWDIAKSDLPRG; encoded by the coding sequence ATGCCGATCGCCGGACAAGGCATGCTGCTGACGTCGATGGATATCGACGGCTTACACGAGGCTGAATTCAATCGCTGGTACGATCGCGAGCATCTCGAAGAACGCGTCGCCATCGACGGATTCGCGGAAGCCCGCCGCTACGTCGCTCACGACGGCAAGCCGAAATATCTCAGCCTCTATTCGACCGCGACCTTCGACGTGCTCGAGAGCCCGGCCTACCGCACGGCGCTCGCCAACCAGACCGACTGGTCGAAGGCCAATATCGCGCGCTTTCAGAACATGATCCGCGGCGTCGCGCGCATCACGATCAGCCGCGGCGTCGGCAGGGGCGCTGCGCTCGGTATCATCCGGCTGCGTCCGCCGGCGGACGGTGCGGACAAACTCCGCGCTGCATTGCGGGAGCAACTCGATCCGGCATCGCGCGACCGCATCATCTCGATGCACCTGTTGGAGAACGACCCTGTGCTGTCGAAGCCGCTCACGCCGGAGGCAGCGAAGGCCGATCCCGGCGCCGGCGACTGGTTCGTGCTGATCGACGCCACCGATGTCGGCGCGGTCCCTGCGGCCGCGGCGGCTATCACCGGCAACGCAGCCTTGAAACCGCTGGTGGTCACCAGCGGCGTCTACCGGCTGTTGTGGGATATCGCGAAGAGCGACCTTCCGCGCGGATGA